A window of Mucilaginibacter sp. PAMC 26640 contains these coding sequences:
- a CDS encoding two-component sensor histidine kinase, whose product MKIKTRLSLYFTLVSSGALLLVLICVYVAVFSFFKADFYNRITDRVNLASQLYLKADELRADSIQQLQQRYLEKLPGEVIRLYDDNNLSAFSMKHNIYWKKDIIDQVRQDGYLEYEEGDKKVVGKYFKDNQGNFVILASVIDINSSRRMLMLGQITAVLFLIFSAILFFAGQMFAQNALSPVNKIISQINQIRSTNLHLRVTQVNSKDEIAELIDNVNRLLAHLDNAFELQQTFVSNASHELRTPLTSIMGEVDVALDKPRDEQEYKRVLNSIAADGARLQETITGLMELAQVDVHYTQAKLSPVRVDELIWELSEKWTTKKGPGFLKVTMADMPEDDELLNIPANKPMLYIALNNIIDNAFKYSAGQPVTLNFTADQSSVKIVVQDKGQGIDPAEQDKIFRSFYRGSGVKAVAGSGIGLYITSKIIELFKGTISVTSDGASGSTFVLQFFREQ is encoded by the coding sequence ATGAAGATAAAAACCCGCCTTTCGCTTTATTTTACGCTGGTAAGTTCCGGGGCGCTGCTGCTGGTCTTAATCTGCGTATACGTGGCCGTTTTCTCTTTTTTTAAGGCTGATTTTTATAACCGCATTACCGATAGGGTGAACCTGGCCTCGCAGCTTTATTTAAAAGCCGATGAGCTGCGTGCCGATTCGATACAGCAGTTACAGCAGCGATACCTGGAAAAGCTGCCGGGCGAGGTGATTCGCCTGTATGATGATAACAACCTCTCGGCCTTTAGCATGAAGCATAATATCTACTGGAAAAAAGATATTATAGACCAGGTACGGCAGGATGGTTACCTGGAATATGAGGAAGGGGATAAAAAAGTAGTAGGGAAATATTTTAAAGATAACCAGGGCAATTTTGTGATCCTGGCTTCGGTAATAGACATCAATTCCTCGCGGCGCATGCTGATGCTGGGCCAGATAACAGCAGTGCTATTTTTAATATTTAGTGCTATCCTGTTTTTTGCGGGGCAGATGTTTGCACAAAATGCGTTATCCCCGGTAAATAAGATCATCTCGCAGATCAATCAGATCCGCTCAACCAACCTGCACCTGCGGGTTACACAGGTAAACAGCAAAGATGAAATAGCCGAACTGATAGATAACGTTAACCGGCTGCTGGCCCATTTAGATAATGCGTTTGAGCTGCAGCAAACATTTGTTTCCAATGCATCGCATGAACTGCGCACCCCCTTAACAAGCATCATGGGCGAGGTAGATGTAGCGCTGGATAAACCACGGGATGAGCAGGAATATAAGCGGGTACTTAACTCCATTGCTGCTGATGGGGCCCGCCTGCAGGAAACCATTACCGGTTTAATGGAGCTTGCCCAGGTGGATGTGCATTACACCCAGGCCAAACTTTCGCCGGTGCGGGTGGATGAACTGATTTGGGAACTATCAGAAAAATGGACCACCAAAAAAGGCCCCGGATTTTTAAAAGTGACCATGGCCGATATGCCGGAGGATGATGAACTATTGAATATCCCCGCTAACAAGCCTATGCTGTACATCGCTCTGAATAATATTATAGATAATGCCTTTAAATATTCGGCCGGGCAGCCGGTGACTTTAAATTTTACGGCTGATCAAAGCTCCGTAAAGATTGTGGTGCAGGACAAGGGGCAGGGGATAGATCCCGCCGAGCAGGATAAGATTTTCAGATCCTTTTATCGCGGCAGCGGCGTTAAGGCGGTGGCCGGCAGCGGTATAGGTTTGTATATCACCAGCAAGATCATCGAACTGTTTAAGGGTACCATCTCTGTAACGTCTGACGGTGCCAGCGGCAGCACTTTTGTATTGCAGTTTTTTAGGGAGCAATAG
- a CDS encoding efflux transporter periplasmic adaptor subunit, with protein sequence MNNKILYIAVAGLLGVASCTQEKTGTMETKQVCISDSLAKMVTIDTAKNTPMKDELALSGEVSFDENKVVKVFPFTSGQVVEVKVTLGDKVTKGQTLAVIRSADVAGNYTDLSSTKADLSISKRQLEQAEYLYKNGISSERDYTEAKENYNKAIAANSKVRDQISINGGGNTSSNGTLVIKAPGSGFIVEKNITAGNFIRPDNSSSLFTISDMKDVWIWANVFESDISKIKKGYNARITTLAYPDKVFNGKVDEISSVLDPDNKVMKVRISLSNADMLLKPEMFTNVLITNKENGTAVAIPASAVVFDNSKNFVVIYNSKCDLQVREVGVIKTVDGITYVSGLKPGEKVVSKSQLLLYQALTED encoded by the coding sequence ATGAATAACAAAATATTATATATAGCTGTAGCCGGGCTTTTGGGAGTTGCGTCCTGCACACAGGAAAAAACGGGTACAATGGAAACCAAGCAGGTTTGCATCAGCGATTCGCTGGCGAAAATGGTTACGATAGATACCGCTAAAAATACCCCCATGAAAGATGAGCTAGCGCTGTCGGGTGAGGTGTCTTTTGATGAGAACAAGGTGGTAAAGGTGTTCCCTTTTACCAGCGGGCAGGTGGTAGAGGTTAAAGTTACCTTAGGCGATAAGGTAACCAAGGGGCAAACACTTGCGGTCATCCGCAGTGCTGATGTTGCCGGCAATTATACCGATCTGAGCTCTACCAAGGCAGATCTGTCCATCAGCAAACGCCAGCTGGAGCAGGCGGAATACTTATACAAGAACGGTATATCCAGCGAGCGCGATTATACAGAAGCAAAAGAGAACTATAACAAAGCGATAGCGGCCAACAGCAAAGTGCGCGATCAGATCTCTATCAACGGCGGAGGCAATACCAGTTCTAACGGTACGCTGGTTATCAAAGCGCCGGGCAGTGGTTTCATTGTAGAAAAAAATATTACGGCCGGGAACTTTATTCGCCCGGATAACAGCAGCAGCTTGTTCACCATATCTGATATGAAGGATGTTTGGATCTGGGCCAACGTTTTCGAAAGCGATATCTCTAAAATTAAAAAAGGGTACAACGCCCGTATAACCACACTGGCTTATCCGGATAAGGTGTTTAACGGTAAGGTGGATGAGATCAGCTCTGTGCTTGATCCCGATAATAAAGTAATGAAAGTGCGGATCTCTTTGAGTAATGCCGATATGCTTTTAAAACCGGAAATGTTCACCAATGTGCTGATCACCAATAAAGAGAACGGTACCGCGGTGGCCATACCGGCATCGGCAGTGGTATTTGATAACAGCAAAAACTTCGTGGTAATATATAACAGCAAGTGCGACTTGCAGGTGCGCGAAGTAGGCGTAATTAAAACGGTTGACGGTATCACGTATGTATCGGGTTTAAAACCCGGCGAAAAGGTGGTATCGAAAAGCCAGCTACTGCTTTACCAGGCTTTAACAGAAGATTAA
- a CDS encoding cation transporter, producing MDKLIKNIIYFSLRHRAMVFFLTGVLAVLGVWSYLNTPIETFPDVTNTQIIIIAQWPGRSAEEVEKMVTIPMETVLNSVQKKANLRTTSSFGLSYIRIIFDDDVDDAFARQQVLSRLGNADLPDGIKPEVEPPYGPTGEIYRYTLKSKTKTLHELTAIQDWVLDRQFKAIPGVADVNSFGGEEKTYEVSVNPSLLQKYGLTSLDVYNAINRSNINVGGDIIEKNDQAYIVRGIGLINNISEIENIIIKNVNNVPILARNIADIKESGLPRLGQVGRDKDNDVIEGIVVMRKGENPADVLTRIKAKVTDLNDNVLPKDVKLDTFYDRTNLMEFCTETVIHNLLEGIVLVTVVVFLFMADWRTTLTVAIIIPLALLFAFICMRIKGMTANLLSMGAVDFGIIIDGAVVMVEGIFVALDHRAKEVGMQKFNGLAKLGLFKNVGAEMGKAIFFSKLIIITCLIPIFAFQKVEGKMFSPLAYTLGFALLGALLFTLTLVPALSSILLRKNVREKHNPVVLFFENGIRRMFGYTYKNQKLSLSVAIIFMALTFFSARFLGTEFLPQLNEGALWVTAQLPMSTSLESSVNVTNKMRQVLSTFPEVKQTLSQVGRTNDGTDPKGFFNVQIQVDLLPKKEWKRNITQEELIAQIDKKMSQFPGIIFNYSQPIIDNVAEAVAGVPASMAVKIFGPDFTVLDHKADSVMAVLKKIRGVEDLGILRNLGQPEFRIELDQRKMALYGVATSDANSVIEMAIGGKAATQLYEGERKFDIRIRYQKQYRDTEEKIRNLMVPTLNGSKISIQEIANITTSTGPAFIYRDNNMRYIAVKFSVRGRDLGGTIAEAQQKVGDAVKLGQGYSFTWNGEFENQIRASNTLTHVVPICLLVIFLILYTTFGNAKDAVLVLMNVPFALIGGILALHITRINFSISAGIGFIALFGVCIQNGVILISVFRKNLQDGLQLDEAILTGVISRVRPVVMTALMAAIGLMPAAISTGIGSETQKPLAIVVIGGLVTSTILTLLILPVIYAIVYRFIHKRENRKLLKKIGAINA from the coding sequence ATGGATAAGCTAATAAAAAATATCATATACTTCTCGCTCCGGCACCGGGCGATGGTGTTCTTTTTAACAGGTGTGCTGGCGGTATTGGGCGTCTGGAGTTATTTAAATACCCCTATCGAAACTTTTCCGGATGTTACCAATACACAAATTATCATTATAGCCCAATGGCCGGGCCGCAGTGCCGAAGAAGTAGAGAAAATGGTAACCATCCCAATGGAAACGGTTTTAAACTCCGTACAAAAAAAGGCCAACCTGCGTACTACGTCCTCCTTTGGCTTATCATACATCCGTATCATTTTTGATGATGATGTGGATGATGCGTTTGCACGCCAGCAGGTATTAAGTCGTTTAGGCAACGCCGATTTGCCGGATGGCATTAAACCCGAAGTTGAGCCACCATACGGCCCGACGGGGGAAATTTACCGTTATACGTTAAAAAGTAAAACAAAAACGCTGCACGAGCTTACCGCTATACAGGATTGGGTGCTCGACAGGCAATTTAAGGCCATTCCAGGTGTTGCCGACGTAAACAGCTTTGGTGGCGAGGAAAAAACATACGAGGTAAGTGTAAACCCCTCGCTGCTGCAAAAATACGGCTTAACCTCGTTGGATGTGTATAACGCCATTAACCGAAGTAACATCAATGTAGGCGGTGATATAATTGAAAAGAATGACCAGGCTTATATTGTGCGTGGTATCGGGTTGATCAATAACATTAGTGAAATAGAGAATATCATCATTAAAAACGTAAACAACGTACCGATACTTGCCCGTAACATTGCCGATATTAAAGAAAGCGGTTTGCCACGGCTTGGCCAGGTTGGGCGCGATAAGGATAACGATGTAATTGAAGGCATAGTGGTCATGCGGAAGGGTGAGAACCCGGCTGATGTGCTTACCCGCATCAAAGCAAAAGTGACCGACCTGAACGACAATGTGCTGCCCAAAGATGTAAAGCTGGATACGTTTTATGACCGTACTAACCTGATGGAGTTTTGTACCGAAACGGTGATCCATAACTTGCTGGAGGGAATTGTGCTGGTAACAGTTGTTGTGTTCCTTTTCATGGCCGACTGGCGTACTACTTTAACTGTGGCTATTATTATACCGCTGGCTTTGTTGTTTGCCTTTATATGTATGCGTATAAAAGGAATGACAGCCAATTTACTCTCGATGGGGGCGGTAGATTTCGGGATCATCATAGATGGTGCCGTGGTAATGGTAGAAGGTATTTTTGTGGCGCTGGATCACCGCGCCAAGGAAGTAGGCATGCAAAAGTTTAACGGCCTTGCTAAACTTGGTCTGTTTAAAAATGTAGGTGCCGAGATGGGTAAGGCCATCTTTTTTTCCAAGCTGATCATCATCACTTGTTTGATCCCGATTTTCGCTTTTCAGAAGGTAGAGGGCAAAATGTTCTCTCCGCTGGCATATACGCTGGGCTTTGCCCTGCTGGGTGCCTTATTATTTACTTTAACGCTGGTGCCGGCCTTATCCAGCATCCTGCTGCGGAAAAACGTGCGCGAAAAGCATAACCCGGTAGTGCTGTTTTTTGAGAATGGCATTCGCCGCATGTTTGGTTACACTTATAAAAACCAAAAGTTAAGTTTAAGCGTGGCCATTATTTTTATGGCGCTCACCTTTTTCTCTGCCCGTTTTTTAGGCACGGAGTTTCTGCCGCAATTGAATGAAGGCGCCCTATGGGTTACCGCCCAGTTGCCGATGAGTACTTCGCTGGAAAGTTCGGTAAACGTAACCAATAAAATGCGCCAGGTGCTTTCTACCTTCCCAGAGGTTAAACAAACGCTGTCGCAGGTTGGCCGTACCAATGATGGTACCGACCCGAAAGGATTCTTCAACGTGCAGATCCAGGTAGATCTTTTGCCAAAAAAAGAATGGAAACGTAATATTACGCAGGAAGAACTTATTGCCCAGATTGATAAAAAGATGAGCCAGTTCCCGGGTATCATTTTCAATTATTCGCAACCGATTATTGATAACGTGGCGGAGGCTGTTGCCGGGGTGCCCGCATCCATGGCAGTGAAAATCTTTGGACCGGACTTTACCGTGCTGGATCATAAAGCAGATTCGGTAATGGCGGTGCTGAAAAAGATCCGGGGTGTTGAAGATCTGGGCATATTGAGGAACCTTGGTCAGCCGGAGTTCCGTATTGAACTGGATCAGCGCAAAATGGCCCTTTACGGGGTAGCTACATCTGATGCCAACTCTGTTATTGAAATGGCCATAGGCGGTAAAGCTGCAACGCAACTGTACGAGGGTGAGCGGAAATTCGATATCAGGATCCGCTACCAGAAACAATACCGTGATACCGAAGAAAAGATCAGGAACCTGATGGTGCCTACGCTCAATGGCTCAAAGATCTCTATCCAGGAGATTGCCAATATCACCACCTCAACCGGGCCTGCATTTATTTATCGTGATAATAATATGCGGTACATTGCCGTAAAATTCTCCGTGCGTGGCCGTGACCTGGGCGGAACCATCGCAGAAGCACAGCAAAAGGTTGGCGATGCCGTGAAATTGGGGCAGGGTTATTCCTTCACCTGGAACGGAGAGTTTGAAAACCAGATCCGCGCCTCCAATACATTGACCCACGTAGTGCCAATATGTTTGCTGGTGATCTTTTTAATACTCTATACCACTTTTGGTAATGCAAAAGATGCCGTGCTGGTTTTGATGAACGTACCGTTTGCGCTGATAGGCGGCATCCTGGCGCTGCACATTACCCGCATCAATTTCAGTATTTCGGCGGGTATCGGCTTCATTGCCCTTTTTGGGGTGTGTATCCAAAACGGGGTTATCCTGATCTCTGTGTTCCGCAAGAACCTGCAGGACGGCCTGCAACTGGATGAAGCGATCCTGACCGGGGTAATATCCCGTGTGCGCCCCGTAGTAATGACCGCGCTGATGGCCGCTATCGGTTTAATGCCGGCAGCTATCTCCACCGGTATCGGGTCAGAAACGCAGAAACCACTGGCCATTGTAGTGATTGGCGGGTTGGTAACCTCAACTATCCTTACGCTGCTGATACTCCCGGTGATCTATGCTATTGTTTACCGGTTTATCCACAAACGCGAAAACAGGAAACTCTTAAAGAAAATTGGTGCTATCAACGCCTAG
- a CDS encoding alpha-D-mannose-alpha,1-6-phosphatidyl myo-inositol monomannoside transferase, translating into MTGTLPESVRCEVSRKIRVVFFAEILTPDQDGAIRTMYQLINRVDRNRFEFLFIYGAGPEVIAGFQSLKVPAVSLFINAGYSLALPALAQKTITETLHRFLPDVVHIATPSLLGNVGLHYALQLQLPVITIYHTHFISYIDYYFKYLPFLIDGARQLVAQSHKAFYNQCGKIYVPSNAIAAELVAMGIEATRMQIWKRGIDTFLFSPAKKDKPAMQAITGNSYATILFASRLVWEKNLETLFLIYDELQKSDLKTNLVIAGDGSALKACKARMPRAVFTGTISHQQLAVLYASADVFLFPSVSEAYGNVVLEAMASGLPCVIADGGGSADFITQGINGFKCRPYDAKDYVAKIHCVLQNTALSNQFAEEGLSYSSAFSWDELAETYFTDLELLALQPGHKLALVQNAHKAILAMFI; encoded by the coding sequence ATGACAGGTACATTGCCGGAATCTGTCCGCTGCGAGGTTAGCAGGAAGATCAGGGTTGTTTTCTTTGCCGAGATACTGACACCCGATCAGGACGGCGCTATCCGCACCATGTACCAACTCATCAACAGGGTGGATCGTAACCGTTTTGAGTTCCTCTTTATTTACGGTGCAGGGCCGGAGGTTATTGCAGGTTTCCAGAGTTTAAAAGTTCCCGCAGTATCTTTATTTATCAATGCCGGGTACTCGCTGGCACTACCCGCGCTCGCTCAAAAAACGATTACCGAAACTCTTCACCGTTTTTTGCCGGATGTAGTACACATCGCTACGCCATCGCTGTTGGGTAACGTTGGCCTTCACTACGCTTTGCAATTGCAATTACCGGTCATCACCATTTACCATACCCATTTTATTTCTTACATCGATTATTATTTTAAATACCTGCCCTTCCTGATAGATGGGGCCCGGCAGCTTGTTGCGCAAAGCCACAAGGCATTTTATAATCAGTGCGGTAAAATATATGTACCATCAAACGCTATCGCAGCCGAACTGGTGGCAATGGGTATAGAGGCCACTCGGATGCAGATCTGGAAACGGGGGATAGACACCTTTTTATTTTCTCCCGCTAAGAAAGATAAGCCGGCAATGCAGGCTATTACCGGCAACAGTTATGCAACTATACTATTTGCCAGCAGGCTGGTTTGGGAAAAGAACCTGGAAACCTTGTTTCTTATTTATGATGAGCTGCAAAAATCTGATTTAAAAACCAATCTGGTGATTGCCGGTGACGGCAGTGCGTTAAAGGCATGCAAAGCCCGGATGCCCCGCGCTGTTTTTACAGGTACGATCAGTCACCAGCAGCTGGCAGTACTGTATGCCTCGGCTGATGTTTTCCTGTTTCCCTCCGTTTCTGAGGCATATGGCAATGTGGTTTTGGAAGCCATGGCATCGGGCCTGCCTTGTGTCATAGCAGATGGCGGTGGCTCGGCAGATTTTATTACGCAGGGCATCAATGGGTTTAAATGCAGGCCATATGACGCTAAGGATTATGTAGCTAAGATCCACTGTGTGCTGCAAAATACGGCCCTAAGCAACCAATTTGCTGAGGAGGGCCTCAGCTACAGCAGTGCCTTTAGCTGGGATGAGCTCGCCGAAACCTATTTTACCGATCTGGAGCTGCTTGCGCTGCAACCCGGCCACAAGCTGGCGCTGGTTCAAAACGCCCACAAAGCCATACTTGCAATGTTTATTTAA